The genomic stretch GTGCTCGGCGACGCCGCCGGTGCCCTGCAGCACGGCGATGAGCTTGCCCTCGTCATAGGCGATCGAGAACTCGCCGAGCGTGCCGGAGCGCCCGCCGACGATGCAGACGATGTCGCAGGTGCGGATGGCCTCGATCTCGCGGCCCATCAGCCCCGAGCCGGTGAAGATCAGTGCATCGTACTCCTCGTACGGGGAGTGGTAGTGGTCAATGTGCTCCTGCAGGGCCAGTGCAGGCGAGATGCCCAGGGCCAGGGCGTCGTACTCCTTGGCCCCGAGCACCGCCTCATGCGGCAGGCCGGGGCACGCGCCGGTGATGATGATGCAGTTGTGCTGGGCGATCTGCCGGCCCAACTCGCGGCATAGAGTGCGTGCCTGGTCGCTGATCCGCCCCCCCGCTGACCCCATGACGCCGACTTTGGTCTTCATGTTGCATGCCTCCTCCGCGCAGCGTGGGAGCGGTCACCGACCGCGATCTGCCGCCCGGTCGCGGTCGGTGACCGCTCCCACAACTGCCCCCGCCAAGCCGTTCACAGCCCCAGCAGCTGCTCCGCATTCAGGTGCGATATCTTCTCGTACGCTTCCTGGGTGATCTTGCCCTCGCTCAGGGCCCGGTCCATCGTTCCCACCTGCTCGACGCGCTGGGGGCACTGGCAGATGTCGGTGCCGAACAGCACCCGGTCCTGGAACTCCTGCATGAAGCTGCAGCCGAAGTCGAAGTCGCGGGTGAGGGCGTTGTTGCCGCTGCCGGCGGAGATGTCGCACCACAGGTTGTCATAGGTGCGCAGCAGGCGCGGCAGGGCGCCGCCGGGGGTCACCGGGCCGGTCGGGTAGCCCATCCAGTTCTGCTCGTCGGCGTCCCCGCTGATCGCCGACCAGAAGGCCATCGAGTGGCCGATGAACTGCAGCTTGGGGAAGAGCTGCAGGACCTTCTCCAGCTTGGGCAGGCCCAACTGGTCCACCAGGCCGTACATGCCGCGGTTGGCGCTGGCGACATGGAACAGGAGCGGCAGGCCGACCTGCTCGACCTGCCCCAGGAAGTTCAGGCTGCGCTCGTCATCCCACCAGACATTGGAGACATACTCACCCACGCCCTTGCAGCCCAACGCCTGGTAGTGTTCCAGCGCCTTGGTGTAGTTCGTCTTGGGGTTGTTGTACCAGTACCGCACATCGAAGTTACAGAAGGGGATGATGCGGTCGGGGTACTGGTTGTAGATGTCCAGGGCGTTCTCGTTGGTCTGCAGGATCTCGCCGATCTCGTGATGCACCAGCGGCAGGATGACGCCCCGGGCGATGCCGAGGTCGTCCCACATCCCCAGCAGCTCCTCGGGGTTGGTCCAACGGCAGATGGCGCGCTGGCGCTCGTCGTACAGGCGGATGGTGTGGGTGTGGATGTCTATGAACATGGAACTCTCCTCTTCGTAGCGGCGCGGCTTGTCGCGCCTCACGGCTCGGCGCAGTGAACTGCGCCCACACGGTCGGGCGCCTGCAGACAGGCGCGCGAGATCGCGCCTCTACAGGTCAAACGCCCAGCAACTGCGCGGCGTTCCCGAAGGCGATCTTGTCGAAGGCCTGCTGCGAGATGTGCCCGCCCGCCAGTGCCTGGTTCAGTGTCGCGGTCTGCGGGACCTCCTGGCCGGGCCAGCACAGGTCGCTGCCCCAAAGCAGGCGGTCCTGGAACTCCTCCATGAATCCGTAGCCGAACTCCGGGTCGCGCGTGAGGGCGTTGTTGCCGCTGCCGGCGGAGATGTCGCCCCAGAGGTTGTCGTACCGCCGCAGCAGCTCGACCA from bacterium encodes the following:
- a CDS encoding amidohydrolase codes for the protein MFIDIHTHTIRLYDERQRAICRWTNPEELLGMWDDLGIARGVILPLVHHEIGEILQTNENALDIYNQYPDRIIPFCNFDVRYWYNNPKTNYTKALEHYQALGCKGVGEYVSNVWWDDERSLNFLGQVEQVGLPLLFHVASANRGMYGLVDQLGLPKLEKVLQLFPKLQFIGHSMAFWSAISGDADEQNWMGYPTGPVTPGGALPRLLRTYDNLWCDISAGSGNNALTRDFDFGCSFMQEFQDRVLFGTDICQCPQRVEQVGTMDRALSEGKITQEAYEKISHLNAEQLLGL